Genomic window (Daucus carota subsp. sativus chromosome 5, DH1 v3.0, whole genome shotgun sequence):
TGTTGATCGAAGGTGCAACAAGTCGTTCCGATGGTTGGAGGAACCTGTTTGCAGTAGAGCTCAAGTTATCATCCCAGgtctacttcgaagaattaacAAGCTTGAAGAAGAGAAGATGGAGTTGGAAGCAAAACTGGCCAAAAATGTTGTGAAGAAACATGGAAGCTGCTATTGTTCCTGGAGCTTTTCCCTCCTCATTGTAGCTGCACTTATTTCCTATATGATATGTAACAAGGTTGATGTTGAAGGGAAGTGATAATAGACTGATATTGTAGAATGATTTGCTGTTATGTTTAATAACATGAATATTTCCCAAACAAATGATTCCATAGATAATAACTGAATATTTCCATAGATATGTTGCCGAAGCAAATAATTCAGATACATCATTGTCCCAAAAGCTAACCACTTAAATACATCATTGTACCAAAAGTTAACCAAGCATCATAAACAAGCACCGAGATAACTGGCAGTACATAGTTTTAATGTGCAAAATACTCGACGTAAACAAAGTCTGACAAACTTAATACATAGTAGCGAATGATCAATCTTTCTTGCCAAGTCCATTTTTCCTTATCACTGCAGCCTTCTCTAGATTCCTCAAAGAAGTAAAGGTCTTTTTCTTTCCAACAGAGGATGCTTCTACACCTAGAGGTCCAACTTTGGCTGGAGGTTTAAATGGTCTTGCAGTACCTCCATGTGTGGTTCCTTTAATGCTGGAATTGACTGTAGGGTTGCTAGTATTGTCCATTTGGTGTGTGGTTTGAGATCCTTGACTTTCAAccactttttctttctttttgttcCTCTCATCAAGTTGCTGGAAAAAAACACATGTGAGAGAACTGCATAATTACAGCAAATTAGTAAATAGAACCTTTTTCAGTAATTACCTTAGCAGTGCATGTCTTGGTATTGTGTCCCACCTCCTTGCAGTAATTACATCTAGGTGCTCTTTTGGAATTGTCCAGTCCACCTACTTCTTCCTCACCAACAAAACCCAGCACTTCTTCCATCTCCTTGTCCAGATTGTCAGCCTAAAAATTCAGTTAGTTATATCAAACCAGTATGGTTACCACCACACAAGCAAATTACTAGAACTCAAGCAAATTACATACCTTCTGTTTCTTTTTGCAAGTTCTTGAATTGTGACCATATTCTTGACAGATTCCACATCTTAAGCTAGTTCCCTTTCTCTTTAACATTGTGGGGTCAGATTCTCTTGCCTCAACTgtcaaatcattttttttgcttctgtttttttttaggCCTCCCAGGAGCCTTTTTAACAAGTGGAGAAAGGGGACCTAATTCATCAACTTGGTCCCAGAACTCCTCACCATTGATCGGTTCCAATATGTTGTTGTAAACATTAAGATAATGCTCTCTTTTGTAACAGTCATGCATGTAGTTTATGGGATTCtccttcttaaaaaaaatacacgCGCAAGCATGAAAGCACGGTATACCTGTGAGTTGCCACTTTCGACAAGCACACTCCCTTTTCTTCAAGTCCACAACTATTTCATGACCTCCAGCACTCATTGTGACTTGAAATTTGTCGCCGCCATTCCATACAGGCCTTGCCTTTGTAGCAAGCCTCATTGCCctataacaaataataatttcaagCATGACAAAATTGAAGCAATGAACATTGAATATAAAGACAGTCAGTGAACCTTACTTGTCAAGCTTTTTTAATGCTTTTGTACAGAAAACAGTGTTTCTAGCCTCCATTTTTGATTTCCTTTTCTCAATTCTTTGCATACATGCTGTGTGGATCGACTTGAACATAGTAATAATTCCCATTCCTCTGAATGGATTAATTGCATTGTTGAAAATCTCACAGTTATTATTTACAAATACATCAGATTTGCAAATATCTCTAAAACCACATCTGCTCCACTGAGATTTGGGCTTCTCAGCTAACCATTTGAAAGCATTCATGTTCACCTGGTGACAATAATAAATGTGTGTGCAGTGGTTTAGTTTGTAAAGGTAGACAATTAAATGACTGAATACATGTGACAAAATATGGTTGAGTCTGTacctttttattattttccatGTGCATATTAAAAAAGTAGTCAGTGGTTGATTTGGCAGCCCCCCACATCTCCCTCCTAACACCCAAACTTCTGGACTCTTTGCACAAATTTTGGTAAAGATGCATTACGCAGAATCTCTTCTCAGCAGCTGGAAATTGAGTTTCCAAGGCATTCACAAGACCCTGcagaaaattaaaagaaaaccacaaataaattacacagaagagcaaataaattataagaaaagCAAATAAGTAAGGATACCTTTTGTCGATCACAGATAAATGTATAGATTTCATCATTTTCAATGTGCAAATCATCTTTTAGAATACTCAAGAACCACTCCCAGCTTGAATTATTCTCAGCTTCCACCTGGGCCCATGCAACAGGATACATCCCTTCATTAGGGTCAGTTGCAACAGCAGTGAGTAATATCCCATGATAGGGACCCTTCAGGTGGCATCCATCCAAACCCAACAGTGGCCTACACCCAGAAAGGAATCCAGCTTTTAGTGGAcctaaacaaacataaaatcttttaaatcttcTACCATCTACCCCATTTTCAGCTGGCTCTGTCTGTATCTTCACAGTGGTACATGGCATGGCCTTCATCAATTCATTACCATAATTATACAGATTCTTGAATTCATCTTCATGCTTGCCTATAATACTCAGAAAACTCAGAAAACTCCTTATATTTAGCCTCCTCCTCATCACATGAGGAAATTGCCATTCTCTCATCCTCACTGTCAAACATCCCCTCTGAGCTGTCACTATCTCCTTCATATTCAGAATCTTTCTCATCCACTTCCTCCTCAGTAGCCTCATCCAATTCCTCATTTTCCTCAGCCTCAACTTCCTCCACATTCTCACCTTCTCTTTTCTCAGCCTCCACATTTTCACCTTCTTCTATTTTCTCAGCCTCCACATCACCACCTTCTCTTTTGTCAGCCTCCTTTCCATCCACTCCCTCATTCATAGCATTTTCACCCTCCATTTTCTCATCGACTTTTCCATCCACTTCCTCAGTAGGCTCACCATTCCTAGCATTTTCCTGAATATCCACAGGATCTTCCTCTATAACCACAGGTGTATCTGGTGTATTCTTAAACAAACCCTGTCAAACATGAACATGATAAGCAGTTAAAACAGTTGATAAGCAGTTTTTTCACATGATAAgcagttaaaaaataaaagtcagTTAAAACAGTTGATAAGCAGTTAAAACAGTTGATAAGCAGTTGACAGGGTTATAAAATGCTTACTCTTAACATTGAATACCTCCCCTTCTTTCTTGTTCTGTATGGAGGATTAGGTGGGGgtattcttctttttctttttttggcaACTAGAGGTGCTTCACTTTCAGTGGAGTCCAAATTTGAGGTGTCCAAATTTGAGGTGTCAGCAATGAAGGAATTTGGCTCATCTGCATCCTTCTTCTCACAAGCACCATCTGCATCCTTAGGTTCAGATTTTTCAACCTCCTCCCTCATTTCACCaacccttctctctctctcatcaaGTTCAAATTGAGTAAAAGAGAAGTCTTGAAACTCTTGGAAGCTTAGATTTGTAACAGTGACATACAATGTGCATATATGAGAATAAGAAACTAACATTGCATCAAAATGTTCGACATCACCATCTGTTTCAAGCAACATCACATTTGTATTATGGAGTCTGGTCCGAGGCAAGTGATACCAAATCGAATAAAACCCCTTCTCCAGTCCTAACTCTTGCATTATTTCATCCAACACAACAATGTTCTGCTCTTCCCTAGGAATGTAGTCAACATAGGTATACTTTCCACCATTATATGTTTCAAAGCTTTCATCAAAATCACCTCCATAATGTATCTTTAAACTATAGAATCGAGGACCCACTACAGTATAAAGCAATACaaaaaaggaataaaataaattagggACCACTGCCATTAATATAATACCAATTACAGAACCCTAACATCAATATACTACCCATTACAGAACCCTAAATTCACATTAGTTTATTCGGATTCGAAAAATATAAAGGGACCACCACTaacatatacatgcatatatcacCAAGAACATAATACCAGTATAAAGGTGCTCGAAATCATTACCTAAATCATTGACGACTTCATAAACTGGTAATCCATCATCATCCGGGACTCCATTCTTCAGCTCTCTGAATCTCCCTTTCATGCTTCTAATCGGGTTTTTGAGTTTGAGCTTAATTGGGTGTGTGCGTGTAATTGGGTTTTAGGTTTAAAGTTTGGTGTAATAAGGGAGGGGTAATGACAGAAGGGGtttttgtgtgtaaaatgaCTGAATGCCCTCCTTTGACTAACGTTAACAGTCAAGATTTGACGGACTGAAGCTTGAGGGGTATTAAGTGTAGCGCGGCTGAAACCATGGGGATGCTAAGTGTATTATTGTAAagtattaggtgcaatgtgctaTAAGCCCAAACCAAAGGGGTGCAACttgcaattaactcttattttattaatatatatattataagttcaTATTCACATTCACATTTCACATCCCCCGAATTAAACAAATGTGCAATTTAAACACAATACGGAGTAGTCAGTTACAACCAGGCCTCTTATACAAACGTACAtagtttaaatattttgaatacatacattctataaaatttttggatattttaattgttggtgtcaatattttaatagtttATCTCTCCATTCTGAGGTATATTAGAGTAGGATTTGTAAATGAAAcctcatttttatatattgaaacTATCAATATTGATGAGTACAAGTATAATGTGGAGTTTGATAGCCATTTAAGTAGTGTCTGAACACTAGAGGGTATAAATATCACACATATAATCATGTGTTAATGGTTCTccttcttcaaaagatttaacGGCAAAAATAATGTTCCTAGTTTGATTTAGGACTAAAACATGACTAAAgacattatatatatgtattcataattattattaaataactcattgattatatcaatttttaacGAGTAATCCGATAATAGGTCAAAAAAGTGACCTCTAACTTAGAAGATGAACATATACTCTATCTACTTTTAATagttgttaatatatatatttgatgttACAAGAATCAGCACACAACCGTTATGGGTCTTTAATTCCCAGTAATGAATTGGTCACGTCTTGAATTATCGATATCTAATATTTCTCTTTAACTACAATCACCTAAATTTCCTCCCTCTCCGTGCCTTCTTTTTTACCCCAAGAAAACCTCGAATACCAGAAGAGCCACATTCGCATTTCACATCAGCCCCGAATTGAAAAATCtgcaatttaaacaaaaaaaagagtCAGTTACAACCAGCCCCCTATACAAACgtacataatttaaatattttgaatacatacattctataaatattttgaatattttaattgttgttGTCAATATTTTAGTAGTTTACCTCCCCGAGTTATATTAGGGTAGGATTTGTAAATGCAATTAAAAATGTTCATTTTGACATATTGAAGCAATTAATATTGATGAGCACTTAAAGAGAATCTAAATGATTCAAGTTTAATGTAAAGTTTGATAGCCATTTAAGTAGTGTCAGATTCAAGGTCTGAATAATTCAAAAGATTAAAGATCATTCCTGTAATCATATGTTAACGGTTCTCCTTCTTCCATAGATTCAGTAGTAAAAATACCCATACGAGTTTTCCCGTTTACTCCCCTGCAATGAAAGTAAGAGAATAAAGTCTCTGTAGTAATCCTATTAGTGCGTTTGGAATAAACGGGCTTCATTAAgagaaagttgaaaacaagtctAATTGATTTGTAGAAattaagagaaaaaaaatttgattgctTAATGTGATAAATATACGTACATAAAAGAATAACAGTGGCCTAACAATCTTAGTAAGAATCAATACAGTAACGTTTGTCAACTCTTCATTAATTTGTTTGCAACTGTCAATATGCTTACTAACAATAAGCGACGACATCatcaagttatatatatgtgtgcgtGTAAATCATTCGTGACACCATCCacatgaatatttatattctatcgGGAAAAAGAAATTTCAAGCAAACTTCACTCATCCGCTAGCCATATAATACAGTATCCCAAAAATAACTGATCTTTCTATATGTACCTACTTATTTAGacaattgaaaaataattagtGACGATAATGTTATGTTTTTACGAGAAAACTAATAAATATTTGCCAAAAAAAGTCACGTGGGAGTTATTGTATTTGACTTAGTTTGTCAAATATtcgtataaaaaataataaaatataatatttatatatttgaaaattaaatatattatatatgcggGAGTTACAAATACACATTTGATATGTTAATTATTgtaaaaattacaaatcaatatataatatactgatGGTGATTTTAAATGGGCGGTTACAGTTTTTAGATAGAGGTCTTACATAGAATCGCCTATACATTACAACAATTAGAATTCAATTGCCAAGGTTAGACTAAAGATTGATAACATCTATATCCGCATCCTATTTTTGCATCTTAGTCTGATATGTGAAAGTCATTTCCAAAAGATTAGccccaaaatattaatataaaagttacaaatcaatatatataatatatttggtaTGTGTTTTCGTCTTCACTATCATTGTTCATGAATATGTTACAATTCATTGGTATCTTTTCAATAGTACTAGCTTGTACAGTTGAACaaattatattatgtatatgAGTATTAATTTGCAGGTGTGTTTGTAGTTATAATTAGCGCATATGCTTCGAAGATATTAGTCAAAAGTAAGATGGAAACATTAGCTAAAAGGATTGATTATACTTTTGTTTGTCCCAACCACTAGTACAAAATGGACCTTTAGCATCGGTCAAATTACGCCTTTAGCGTCGACATTCCAACGTAGTATATGCACGCGACGCTAGAGGTTGATCCTTTTGCATCGGTCAAATATAACATAACCAAGATATTTTTATGTGTAAATACACATATctattacaaattaatataattaatttgtattAATCTTGTTTTATTTGTAATGGGAATGAATAATAACCAATTTTACTGAATCACAAAAATAGGGACGAGGGAAACATATACATGTCACTTATTAGTTTAAGTTGTGCAAAGAAGATAAATGGATCACACATTTTAGGGAAACAATTAGCGTCAGATTTTAAAGATGTATATCTAGATTTTGGTTTACtatataaaaatcaatataattctTAATTCGCTACATCTTCTTTCTAAGTCAATAAATAGAGATTATCAATTTGAAAGACATAACTAATAGTATTTGTCAATTGTTTTAGAGATGTGTTTGAcaaaattttaagattaatgAAGTTACTATCATAGTTACATTATTgtcatcaaaaaaatattattaatatcttGTGagagatgattttttttaatatagatttatttataaatattttgtacatttaattaaataaattattggcTTATAGAAGACGTGTGTATATagcatactccctccgtccctctgatttctatacactttcttttttgggatatcccactcaattctatacatttcaaaaccttCCCAAAATggtaactttttataatataaaaatctcaaccacccactactttcatccacttttacaaatctatcaattatatattgatgggtcccaccactttactgactctttcttttctttcctctcactttatattactttatacactttttttagtctccgtgtccaatccaaaCGTATACATatcaaagggacggagggagtatataacaaTCCTCGGAACCGGAACtcgtataaatattattatataatttatccaCGTATCTCTCTCCTCAAAATTTTTTGTATAGATAACCTCGTCTACCTGCAGTGTGTATGGATCGGACATGTTGTTGTCAAAATGAATAGAGAATTATAAATTTGAGAGCACTGTTATCTTTGCAAAATTATCCGAGAAAATATGTTAAATTAAGatacaaataatattatctataaatttggaaaacaaagtattataattatatagaaTTCTTGTCCAGAAATACATCGTAAGAAGATAATATACAAACAAAGGAAAAAAgatataacaaaattattaatattagtaatatCTGTTGGATtgtaatattgaaaatatataaagctgTGGGGGTAGAATTAaaacttttgaaaaatattagatttgtattaaaaataatcataaaaagttatatataaataattagttgagaagattatatatatttaataaataaaacatattttgaatgataatatattttaaaatactctAATAGAAAAGCAATAAGTCTTTGTAAAacacaattttgtaattacacaTATTTAAGGAGCTCGTACCCATTTGTTTCGGTACCAAAATCTCAGttttaaaaatcggtgattaatcacgattgaTAATTGATTAATTCATGTTTTGTAGCTCgttgaactgattaaatctccgattaattcccgatcaatccgattaatttttgactaatctttattctgtcacttaaccgattaagtccgattctaTTTTTAGGATGACACTGATCAAAATCATAGGCTTCAAGGGAAAATGAACATACATCtacttttctttaaaaaaaagttataagtGTTATCTATTCGtaaaggcttaatgaccttttaactCTTGATGTTTGGATAGAGGTTCCGATACGGTTTTGATGTTTAGTGTCGTTCGATTCAACCCTTAAAGTTTCATTATTGTACATTTTAGCCCTTTTTTCaaataacaatatataaaaagtatAATCGAAAAATTTGGAGGGTTGAACCGAACGACTTTAAACATTAAAGCCGCATCAGAACATTTACCCAAACCTCGAGGGCTTAAAGGATTAAGCTATTCGTAAATCGCTCGAGCTTAGGGACCATTTTAGTAAAACCCATCTCACAATCTGCCAAATTTAAAAAGTTCCCGCTAATCACTACAACAGCCCCCTTCGTCATCATCTCGAACTTTCGCCAGCTGCTCGTATCTAAACTCCTCCAATCCGCTCCCGACATCACACGAATTCATGCAGAAACGGACATACGTTTCTCTCTCGCAACCTCTTACACTTGTCAACAGCGTAGCACACCTCAATTGTGTCCTGTctgtaataaaaataaagataataatgCCTGGTTTGGGGAATTTACACAACCCTTATCACTTTCGGTGCTTCCGTGCCCTCATTTCAAAGCTGTACGTTACTGATCTTACGAGTTGCTTATGGATCCCAATATTGTGAGACCAGTGGATAC
Coding sequences:
- the LOC108221551 gene encoding uncharacterized protein LOC108221551 produces the protein MKAMPCTTVKIQTEPAENGVDGRRFKRFYVCLGPLKAGFLSGCRPLLGLDGCHLKGPYHGILLTAVATDPNEGMYPVAWAQVEAENNSSWEWFLSILKDDLHIENDEIYTFICDRQKGLVNALETQFPAAEKRFCVMHLYQNLCKESRSLGVRREMWGAAKSTTDYFFNMHMENNKKVNMNAFKWLAEKPKSQWSRCGFRDICKSDVFVNNNCEIFNNAINPFRGMGIITMFKSIHTACMQRIEKRKSKMEARNTVFCTKALKKLDKAMRLATKARPVWNGGDKFQVTMSAGGHEIVVDLKKRECACRKWQLTVEARESDPTMLKRKGTSLRCGICQEYGHNSRTCKKKQKADNLDKEMEEVLGFVGEEEVGGLDNSKRAPRCNYCKEVGHNTKTCTAKQLDERNKKKEKVVESQGSQTTHQMDNTSNPTVNSSIKGTTHGGTARPFKPPAKVGPLGVEASSVGKKKTFTSLRNLEKAAVIRKNGLGKKD